GCAGATGAATCTCGAACCAAAAATGCTCCATCTGGAAGATCTAGGAGTTTCTCTTCTGCTTCCTCTCTGGTGATGGGACCCCAGTACCAGCCATACTTGGCCAACTTGAAAAGTTCACAAGTTAAGCTACCACCTGTGTTATTTGAATGCAACAAAGTGTCATCACAGGGGTGGTCATCACCAAAATCATCAGGCCGAGATTCTTCTGTACATATATTGCTTATTAAGTGCCTACAATTACAGACTTTCAATTCTGATGCACTTTGAGAACTCTGTGAACTTAGATTCTCAAGCGGTCGGGGAGCAACAGTGGGTTTCACTTCTTCTTGCAAACTACTGGTAACATTATCTGTAACATTTAACACATCTGTAACCAATAACTGTTCTTGAACAGTTTCTCTAAGTCTCAGTGGAGGAGCACAACTTATACTGGAAACAGATGTCTGCTGAAGTTTGTTGTACTGTCTCGGAATGTTTAAATTTCTTACGAACCGAACAGGTGGTTGCAAGTTGGAATTACAAGAAGTCTTTACAAATTCTTCTGTAGTTGAACTGTCACACATACTTTTTTGGTATGTCTTCGCGGAAGAATCAAGAATTTTTGCAGTTTGTTTCGACTTGCACTTAATAGGTCTTGCAACAATACTAGCTTTCAGTTGAAACCTTTCCTTTAACTTCTTAAAAACTCCAGGTTTGTGATTATCTGTCCGTGTATTACCGTTACAATGACCATTTTCGGAAACATTTAAATGTATACCACGATTTTTCAGCTCCAAACTAACAGTTTCATTTTCTGAGCTAATTTCATCCAAATTTTCACAGCAACACATGTGAGGCCTTGGTCCACTGTGCCTTGTGCTTCTCCTCACAAAAGAGTCTTTTAAATAACTAAAACTCATCTTCCGACTTCTTTTAGCTTCTTCAACATTCCTTAAGCTCATTGCCATTATAGCATTTGCTTCATTGgtaaaataaactttaacgtatgcCTCGCATTATATGCTGTTgagttaaatatttatatgacCATCGCACCAAAGTAGACGTAATGTGTTTATTCATTTACTGAATAGTTGCTGATAGTAAATATTACAACTAtatttatggtaaaaaaaaactatacaaatgCATTCCACATAAGCACAAATATCATAGACctaaataaattgaatatttaccaACATAGATAATCACATAGATACAGATAATAACTATTCTAATGAGAGCGCACTTACAAATGAATATGTTAAAAATCTGTATGCAGAAACAAATCATAAGATTTTCCAAATTTCACGGGCAATTCACTGAATTTCGCCCAGTACATCATAAGCAATTACAATAAATCACGTTATAAAACAAGCGATTTTTAATCACACATAACTGTTAGCTTAAGAGTCTCTCGATTTAAAAAAAGCATTTACCAAGGAAATTAATGTGTTTGTCTAATTTTACATTGTATCTCCTTCACCCTAAATTTAATCAAGACCAAAATGTCCGCTATATCGGAAAGTGACCTGTGATGCCAAGGCTGATCGTCGCCTGAGTTTTGTTCAGGATATAATATTTTAGGATTATAATCAACAAAAC
This DNA window, taken from Bacillus rossius redtenbacheri isolate Brsri chromosome 3, Brsri_v3, whole genome shotgun sequence, encodes the following:
- the LOC134530477 gene encoding uncharacterized protein LOC134530477, which produces MAMSLRNVEEAKRSRKMSFSYLKDSFVRRSTRHSGPRPHMCCCENLDEISSENETVSLELKNRGIHLNVSENGHCNGNTRTDNHKPGVFKKLKERFQLKASIVARPIKCKSKQTAKILDSSAKTYQKSMCDSSTTEEFVKTSCNSNLQPPVRFVRNLNIPRQYNKLQQTSVSSISCAPPLRLRETVQEQLLVTDVLNVTDNVTSSLQEEVKPTVAPRPLENLSSQSSQSASELKVCNCRHLISNICTEESRPDDFGDDHPCDDTLLHSNNTGGSLTCELFKLAKYGWYWGPITREEAEEKLLDLPDGAFLVRDSSADRYLLSVSFRSSGKTFHARIEYSHGLFSFYSFPGQEGFASIVDLITHSMTYSESAVFCYSRPRAPGYPSFPVRLAKPVSRFTQVRSLQYLCRFVIRQYVRVDNIQKLPLPSRLKGYIQEGHY